The genomic segment GCCTCGGGCCGCCTCTGCGGTGGCGCGGGATTCGCGTTCCTCCCCCGACGTGTAGGGCGGAATGAACTGGTCCAGGGCCGGCTCGTCGCTCATGAAGATCCGTGACTCATGAGGCGCGCCTCGCGAGCTTGGCACTCCGCTCGCTGCGATAGGATGAAAGGCCCCGGGCGATCTGCTCGGCAAGGACGGCACGGTAGAAACGGCTTGCGAGGCGTTTCGCTTCCTTCGGATGGGTGACGAAGCCGGTTTCGATCAGGATCGACGGCATTCCCGAAAGAAAGAGCACGTGGAACGGCGCCTGCTTGACACCGAGATCCTTCACCGAGCCATGGGTCTTCCGGACGCCGGTCACCATCTTCCCGTGGACGGCGCGCGCCAGCGATTGCGACTGGATCGACATCTCGGAGACCTTGAGCCCAGCGACGGCACGCTGGAGCGCATCGAGTTTGTTGGGCGGTACACCGTTTTCTCGGGCTGCCACACGGAGGGAGTGGCGCTCGTGGCCTTTGTCCAGGAAGTAGGTCTCGATCCCGTTGGCTCCGCGCCGGCGAGCCGCGTTGGCGTGAATCGAGACGAAGACATCTGCGCCCTTGCCTTCGGCAAAGGCCGTGCGCGCCTCGAGGCTCACGTTCTGGTCTCGTTCGCGAGTCAGATGCACCTGGAAGCCGCGCTCCCGCAAACGCTGCGCAAGCTCCCGGGCGAGGCGGAGGGTCACATCCTTCTCGCGGACCCCTGCCACGCCAACAGCGCCCGGATCGTCGCCTCCATGGCCCGGGTCGATCACGACCGTGTGGATCGGGCGCAAGGAGGTCCGCGGGGACGGCGTCGCCCTGGGCGACGGAGCAGCTCCACGAGGCGGCTTCGTGGAGGACGGACGGCGCGCAGTGATCGTTCCGCCGTGCGGCCCGCGATGGGCGTAGACGTCCAGAACGAGTCGATCCGGCGAAGTGAGCTGGAAGAGGCGATGGCGCTCGTAGCGGTCGAGATCGATCACCAGCCGTGAGGCCGTGGCGCGATTCTGGCCGAGACGGATGCCTCGCAGTAGACCATCGCCGACCCGAATCGGATCCGCATAACGTGTCCCCACCCAGACATTGGGGAGATCCAGGTAGATCCGCTCGGGCTTCCCGGCCTCGCGATCCGCGGCGAGGCGCTTGACTTCGCTGCGTGCGGTCGGGCCAGAGAGCTCGACGACCACACGGGTGTAGTTCTTGTACGACCAATGCCGAACGTCCCGCACATCGGAAAGCCCCGGCGGCCGCTCGGCGCCCAGCAGCAGCATGGCGCAGAGGCCCAACCAAATAATGGCCCGAGGGCGCTTCACGACGGACCTTCGCCGAGCCGCTTTCGCCAGGCCGCAACGAACTCCAGGGCCTGGCGAGGCGTCGTGTCGTCGGGATCGAGGGCGCGTAGCTCCCGCAGCACCTCTTCTTCCGTCGGATCCGGGCCTGCGGTCGAGAACAGGGCCAGCTGTCCATCCTCTTGCGGGCCGTCGGCCTGAGCGGCCAACCGAGGGCGGCCATCGGGGGAGAGCTCGTCT from the bacterium genome contains:
- a CDS encoding N-acetylmuramoyl-L-alanine amidase — its product is MLLLGAERPPGLSDVRDVRHWSYKNYTRVVVELSGPTARSEVKRLAADREAGKPERIYLDLPNVWVGTRYADPIRVGDGLLRGIRLGQNRATASRLVIDLDRYERHRLFQLTSPDRLVLDVYAHRGPHGGTITARRPSSTKPPRGAAPSPRATPSPRTSLRPIHTVVIDPGHGGDDPGAVGVAGVREKDVTLRLARELAQRLRERGFQVHLTRERDQNVSLEARTAFAEGKGADVFVSIHANAARRRGANGIETYFLDKGHERHSLRVAARENGVPPNKLDALQRAVAGLKVSEMSIQSQSLARAVHGKMVTGVRKTHGSVKDLGVKQAPFHVLFLSGMPSILIETGFVTHPKEAKRLASRFYRAVLAEQIARGLSSYRSERSAKLARRAS